Proteins encoded within one genomic window of Acipenser ruthenus unplaced genomic scaffold, fAciRut3.2 maternal haplotype, whole genome shotgun sequence:
- the LOC117970865 gene encoding acetylcholinesterase-like, whose protein sequence is MIQAPSLPSLLLLLLLPSLSPALDSELSVTTRAGRVKGVRLPVPNSRGGSGGSGGHVSAFLGIPFAEPPVGKLRFQPSHPKKPWPGTWDAGSYPKACYQYVDTSYPGFPGIEMWNPNREMSEDCLYLNIWVPSPRPRNASVMVWIYGGGFYSGSASLDVYDGRFLAQSEQVLVLSMNYRVGAFGFLALHGSQEAPGNVGLLDQRLALQWVQENIHFFGGNPKSVTIFGESAGGASVGMHLLSPGSRPLFSRAIMQSGVPNCPWATVTPAEARRRATLLGKLVGCEGGGSSGINDSQLVDCLRSREPQELIDQEWLVLPYRSLFRFSFVPLIDGVFLPDPPEAALSPAGFRDPPPAVLLGVNQDEGSYFLLYGAPGFSKDNESLISREDFLEGVRMSVPHANDIGQEAVVLQYTDWMDEDNPVKNRNALDDIVGDHNVICPLLHFAGAYAGLGTPGGGGGGGGVYAYYFDHRASNLAWPEWMGVIHGYEIEFVFGLPLNRSLNYTADEETLSRRIMRYWANFARTGNPNEPSESGRRWPLFSAAEQKYVGLNLEPLKVFRGLRTQVCAFWNRFLPKLLNVTDNIDDAERQWKTEFHRWSSYMMHWKSQFDHYSKQERCAEL, encoded by the exons ATGATTCaagctccctccctcccctccctcctcctcctcctcctcctcccctccctctccccagcTCTGGACTCGGAGCTCTCCGTCACGACCCGGGCAGGCAGGGTCAAGGGGGTCCGTCTGCCGGTTCCGAACTCGAGAGGAGGCAGCGGGGGCAGCGGGGGTCACGTCTCCGCCTTCCTGGGGATCCCCTTCGCGGAGCCCCCAGTGGGGAAGCTGCGTTTCCAGCCCTCGCACCCCAAGAAGCCATGGCCGGGGACGTGGGACGCGGGCTCGTACCCCAAAGCCTGCTACCAGTACGTGGACACCTCGTACCCGGGCTTCCCTGGCATCGAAATGTGGAACCCCAACCGGGAGATGAGCGAGGACTGCCTGTACCTCAATATCTGGGTCCCGTCGCCCCGCCCGCGCAACGCCTCCGTCATGGTCTGGATCTACGGAGGCGGGTTCTACAGCGGCTCGGCGTCGCTCGACGTGTACGACGGACGCTTCCTGGCCCAATCCGAACAGGTCCTGGTGCTCTCCATGAACTACAGGGTGGGGGCCTTCGGGTTCCTGGCCCTCCACGGCTCCCAGGAAGCCCCCGGCAACGTGGGGCTCCTGGACCAGCGCCTGGCCCTCCAGTGGGTGCAGGAAAACATTCATTTTTTCGGCGGCAATCCCAAATCGGTGACCATATTCGGGGAGAGCGCCGGGGGTGCCTCCGTGGGGATGCACCTCCTGTCTCCGGGCAGCCGCCCGCTCTTCTCCCGCGCCATCATGCAGAGCGGGGTTCCCAACTGCCCCTGGGCCACCGTCACCCCGGCCGAGGCCCGCAGGAGGGCCACGCTGCTGGGCAAGCTGGTGGGGTGCGAGGGGGGCGGCTCCTCCGGGATCAACGACAGCCAGCTGGTGGACTGCCTGCGCTCCAGGGAGCCCCAGGAGCTGATCGATCAGGAGTGGCTGGTGCTGCCCTATCGGAGCCTGTTCCGCTTCTCCTTTGTGCCGCTGATCGACGGCGTCTTCCTCCCCGACCCCCCCGAGGCGGCGCTGAGCCCCGCCGGGTTCAGGGACCCCCCCCCGGCGGTGCTGCTGGGGGTGAACCAGGACGAGGGCTCCTACTTCCTGCTGTACGGGGCGCCCGGCTTCAGCAAGGACAACGAGAGCCTGATCAGCAGGGAGGATTTTTTGGAAGGGGTGCGCATGAGCGTCCCCCATGCCAACGACATTGGCCAGGAGGCCGTGGTGCTGCAGTACACCGACTGGATGGACGAGGACAACCCCGTCAAGAACCGCAACGCCCTGGACGACATCGTGGGCGACCACAACGTCATCTGCCCCCTGCTTCACTTCGCTGGGGCGTACGCCGGTTTGGGGACCcccgggggagggggagggggagggggggtctatGCTTACTACTTCGACCACCGCGCCTCTAACCTGGCCTGGCCGGAGTGGATGGGGGTGATCCACGGCTACGAGATTGAGTTCGTGTTCGGGCTGCCCCTGAACCGCAGCCTGAACTACACTGCCGACGAGGAGACGCTGAGCCGACGCATCATGAGATACTGGGCCAACTTCGCCAGGACtgg GAACCCGAACGAGCCCTCAGAGTCCGGGCGCCGCTGGCCCCTCTTCTCCGCCGCAGAGCAGAAATACGTGGGGCTGAACCTGGAGCCTCTCAAGGTGTTCCGCGGGCTGCGCACCCAGGTGTGTGCCTTCTGGAACCGATTCCTGCCCAAGCTGCTCAACGTCACAG